In Dermacentor andersoni chromosome 4, qqDerAnde1_hic_scaffold, whole genome shotgun sequence, the following proteins share a genomic window:
- the mab-21 gene encoding protein mab-21, translating to MLVPSDMMGAQSKLLYQLNKFYGERVQTRKAGVAKTLREVCRVVQDVLKEVEVQEPRFISSLNDCNGHFEGMEVISPTEFEAVLYLNQMGVFNFVDDGTLPGCAVLKLSDGRKRSMSLWVEFITASGYLSARKIRSRFQTLVAQACDKCSYRDSVKMLADTSEVRLRIRERYVVQITPAFRCAGLWPRSAAHWPVAHIPWPNPNLVAEVKAEGFDLLSKECATLQGKQSSMEGDAWVLCFLDAENRLLSGGCRRRCLSVLKTLRDRHLDLPGNPVSAYHLKTLLLYECEKHPRELEWDDACLGDRLNGILLQLISCLQCRRCPHYFLPHLDLFKGKSAGALENAAKQTWRLTRELLTNPRSLEKL from the coding sequence ATGCTGGTTCCGTCGGACATGATGGGCGCCCAGTCCAAGCTCCTCTACCAGCTGAACAAGTTCTACGGCGAGCGCGTGCAGACGCGCAAGGCGGGCGTCGCCAAGACGCTGCGCGAGGTGTGCCGCGTCGTGCAGGACGTGCTGAAGGAGGTCGAGGTGCAGGAGCCGCGATTCATCTCGTCGCTGAACGACTGCAACGGCCACTTTGAGGGCATGGAGGTAATATCGCCCACCGAGTTCGAGGCCGTGCTCTACCTGAACCAGATGGGCGTGTTCAACTTCGTGGACGACGGCACGCTGCCCGGCTGCGCCGTGCTCAAGCTGAGCGACGGCCGCAAGCGCTCCATGTCGCTCTGGGTGGAGTTCATCACCGCCTCCGGCTACCTCTCGGCGCGCAAGATCCGCTCGCGGTTCCAGACGCTCGTGGCGCAGGCGTGCGACAAGTGCAGCTACCGCGACAGCGTCAAGATGCTGGCCGACACGAGCGAGGTGCGGCTGCGGATCCGCGAGCGCTACGTGGTCCAGATCACGCCGGCATTCCGCTGCGCGGGACTCTGGCCCCGGTCGGCGGCCCACTGGCCCGTGGCGCACATCCCGTGGCCGAACCCAAACCTGGTGGCCGAGGTAAAGGCCGAAGGGTTCGACCTGCTCTCCAAGGAGTGCGCCACCCTACAGGGCAAGCAGTCGTCCATGGAGGGCGACGCGTGGGTGCTCTGCTTCCTCGACGCCGAGAACAGGCTCCTGTCCGGCGGCTGCCGCCGGCGCTGCCTGAGCGTGCTCAAGACTCTGCGCGACCGGCACCTGGACCTGCCGGGAAACCCGGTGTCCGCGTACCACCTCAAgacgctgctgctctacgagtgCGAGAAGCACCCGCGCGAACTCGAGTGGGACGACGCGTGCCTCGGCGACCGGCTCAACGGCATCCTGCTGCAGCTCATCTCGTGCCTGCAGTGCCGCCGCTGCCCGCACTACTTCCTGCCCCACCTGGACCTCTTCAAGGGAAAGTCGGCCGGAGCGCTGGAGAACGCGGCCAAGCAGACGTGGAGGCTCACGCGCGAGCTGCTCACGAATCCCAGGTCGCTGGAGAAGCTCTGA